Genomic window (Kangiella profundi):
CCTCGCTTCCTTATAGTCAATGATAGGCTGTGGATAACCCAACTTTTCTCTCTGCTCACGACTTGGGAAGTGAATATCTTTATCACTTAAACTTTCAAGTTCAGGTATCAATTTACGTATGAACTTTCCTTCAGGGTCAAATCGTTGAGACTGAGTTATTGGACTCATGATTCTAAAATAAGGCGCCCCGTCCGCACCCGTAGATGAACACCACTGCCAGCCGCCATTATTTGATGCAAAATCCCCATCTATCAAATGTCGCATAAAGAAAGCTTCGCCTTGCCGCCAATCTATCAGACATAATTTATTCAGGAACATGGCAACATTCATTCTTAAACGATTATGCATCCAGCCTGTTTGCAGTAGCTGGCGCATTGCCGCATCAATCAATGGAAATCCGGTTTTGCCCTGTGACCACAAGTTAAATAGTTCCTGCTCACCATTCCATACTTCCTTGGCATCACTTTTGAATACTTTGTGCTTACTTATATCAGGATTATCAATAATTATTTGTCGGTAAAATTCGCGCCAGATGATTTCTGAGAGCCAGGTATCTTTATAAAATGCTTCTTCATCACCATCATGCCATTCCAGCAGGCTGCTGATACATTGTTTTGCCGAAATCGCTCCCACTGCCAGATAAGGCGACAGCATACTCGTTCCCTTAATAGCAGGGATATCCCTTCGCTCTTTATAATAACCGGCCTTTGGCAAGAACTCCTTTAGCTTTTCCTGAGCTGCCTGTTCTCCAGCAGGCCATAAATCATCACGGTAATCCTGCGCGAAATCAAAATCATTTTGCTTATCAATTTTTAAGTCCTGCTTTTCAGGTAATAGCAAGGGTGAAGTACCCTGTGTTTTATGAAATGCAATCCAGGCTTTTTTGTACGGTGTGAAAACTTTATAAGGCTCGCCTTGGCCGGTAGAAACACTGTTTGGTGGAATGATAATATCGCCGTCAAAACGTTTTACTTCAAATCCTTTTTCCACAAGTCTTTTTTCAGCCAGCTTGTCACGGTTTGCCTCGTTTAGTGGATATTCATTATTAAAGTAAATTCCCTTGGCATTGAACTGCTTGGCTAATTGTTCTAATTTCTCAACTGATTCAGCATAATCACTAACTTTAAAACTATGTAGTGGTATGTTGAGCTGATTCAGTTGCTTCCTTAACTCTTTGACGGTGTCATTGATAAAACCAATCTTGCAGGCTGCATCATCATGAGACTTACGCTGTTGCACAGCTTCCAGATAAATACCAATAACAGTGCCCTGTTCGGCGGCATAAAAAAGAGCAGGGTTATCGCCTACTCTTAAATCATTCCGAAACCATACAAGATTTATTTCTTTGCTCATAAACTCACTAATATTAAAGTTTGTTTTACAGGTAATTTCTTAATCCTAGCTCTAAAGGATGCGGGTCAAGATAGGCCTGCTGTTTGATATAGTCTGAACCAAACTGGGTTAAGTAATGATTAATCAAAGTTACAGGAACAACCAAGGTTACGATTCCTTTGCGATATTGTTCGATAACTTTTACCAATTCCTGCTTGGCAGCGGAAGTCAGATCCCGCTTTAAATAGCCTAGTATGTGGTAGAGCACGTTAGTGTGCGACTTACTCGAAGCAATTTTCTTGAGCGTCAGCATTAATTTATCTTCATATTCGCGCAACAGTTTCGCCAACTCTTTTTGCTCTGTATTGGCAACCAATCTACCGAGTTCTTTGTAAGCCTGATAACTATGGGCCATGACCAGATACTTGTATCGGCTGTGGAAATCGATCAGCTTCTTCATGCTCGGATCACTCATTACCGATTGCTTCCAGTCATGATAAGCAAATACTCTGGTAATGAAATTTTCACGCAGTCTAGGGTCCTGTAATCGACCTTCTTCTTCAACTGGTAAATTTGGATGTAACTTCATAATTTCGTCAATATAGACTCCACGAAAAGACTCACCGGCCGGGTTGCCATTTTCATGATAGACCTTAACTCTTTCCATGCCACAACTTGGAGAGTTACGGATGACAATGTAACCACAGGCATCCTGAATTCTCGGCATGGTTTTATGGGCATACTCACGTAACTCATCAGTTACATCCAGGCTATGATCATCTACTTTTTTGACACGAATGTCTTCGCCGACACGAACAAGGTGAATGGGTGGTCTTGGTGTTGGCAGTCCGATCCCCATTTCAGGACAAACAGGGGTATACTCAAACCAGTCGCTGAGTACATTCAAGCAGTATTTTGATTGCTTATGGCCGCCATCAAATCGAACCTTATTTCCAAGCAGACACGAGCTAATAGCTATCTTAATCTTGTTCATTTTTAAATTATTGTTAACTCCGTGTGAAAAGCTCGTGAAAAACTCAATTTCCTCCACGCATTTTTCACAAGCTCAAATTTATTTTTATCCCTTCATGATGCTAACAGGAGAGATTGCCATGAAGTTGAAACACCTTTTAATCCCTTTTTTAGTTTTACCTTTGATTGCTTGTGATGACGATGATGACAACAATATTTTTGAAGAATTACAACCACAGAGCTTCATGGTTCAGGTTGTTCACGCCTCACAAGACTCACCTAACGTTAATGTTCTTGTAAACGGCTCTGAAACACTATCTGATGTTGCCTATAAAGATGCTTCCGGCCGTATTACATTGGATGAAGGAACCTACTCACTACAAGTGGATGGGCTCACTCCCGGTGGCGATGTAACCGTTATTGGTCCTGTGGATGTCAGCTTCGCTCCCGATCAGTTATACACCGTATTGGCGGTAAATCAAACCGCTTCAATTGAGCCTCTTATAGTAAGCCAGCCTGACTTCACACCTGCTGATGGTGAGCTAACCGTGCAGGTCATTCATGCTGCATCGAATGCCCCAACGGTTGATGTTTATCTTACTGCTCCAGGTGCTGATATTTCCGGTGTGGCTCCTACTACTACTTTGAGCTTTAAGGACACTTTATCGGCCACCGACATTCCAGCCGGCGATTACCAGATTCGTGTAACCCCAACTGGCGAGAGCACTGTAGTATTCGATAGCGGCACGGTTAGTCTACCAGCTGGTGTATTGCTCAATGTTGCAGCTGTAGCCAACACCACCACTGGCGATAGTCCTATCAGCTTATTGGCTATAACCGATGATGGCGCCACGGAAATTCTAGACGTCAATACACCCGCAGATTTCCGAGTATTCCACGTCTCGGCAGACGCACCCAATGTTGATGTAGTTGTAAATGATGACTTTGCTAATCCCGTTGTTACCGATTTAGCCTTCCCTGATTTTACCGGTTACTTATCTGTTCCAGCAGTCACTTACAATGCAAAGGTTGTTCCAACAGGTGCAAACTCACCGGTTGTTATTGATGCCGATCTGGCTTTAGAAGCAGGTGCTTCCTATTCAGTGTTAGCGGTGAATGATTTGGCTAATATTGAGCCTCTTGTTCTTGCAGACACTCGTCGCGCTATCTCAACTGAAGCTCAGCTGCGAATTGTGCATGGTTCCCCAGCAGCAGGTGCGGTAGATATTTACCTGGTAGCTCCAGGCACTGATATAAATGATGTTGAACCAGCCTTAAGCAATGTTCCATTTAAAGCTGAAACGGGTTATCTATCAGTGGCCGGTGGTGACTATGATGTTGTCGTTACTGCAACTGGCAGCAAAACTGCAGCCATAGGCCCAGCAGCTGTTACATTGTCTAACGGTGGTATCTACATCATTATTGCTCGTGACAATGTAGGCGGCGGAGCACCACTAAATGTTATCCTTGCCGATGACTTTGTTGCTCCATAGGTCATAATTTCAGTACCAAAAAAAGGCCTCTATTGAGGCCTTTTTTCATCTTGCTGTCTTAAACACTATTAGATATACAAAACCTCAGCGATTTCATATTCAACGCTCCCTTTTGGAGTTTGAATATTTGCAATATCGCCTTCTTCCTTGCCAATTAATCCACGAGCAATCGGTGAATTCACTGACAATTTGTTTTGTTTGATATCTGCTTCATCATCGCCAACAATTTTGTACTGAACTTCATCAGCATTGTTATCATCTAAATTGATTAAGATAACAGTGGAACCAAAGATCACCTTACCATTGTTGGTCATTTTCTTAACGTCAACAATCTGAGCATTTGAAAGCTTGGCTTCAATCTCTTGAATGCGACCCTCGATGAAACCCTGCTGTTCGCGCGCTGCATGGTATTCTGCATTTTCTTTCAGGTCACCATGCTCACGTGCTTCAGCGATGGCCGCAACAACTTGCGGCCTTTTCACTTTTTTCAGTTCATTTAACTCAGCCTGAAGGGCTTCAGCACCTTCGACTGTCATAGGTACTCGATTCATCGTTCATCTACCTGCGTGTGTAGTTCTTGTACTGAGTGAATCTGGCCGCGACCATTCTCTTTCATCGCTGCGCAGGATGCCACTGCACCAGCCAATGTCGTCGTGTATGGCACCTTATATTGTAGGGCACTACGACGAATCAGGAATGAGTCCGCAATGGCCTGCTTACCTTCAGTAGTATTAATGATGTAATCCACTTCACCGTTTTTGATGTAGTCAACAATGTGTGGACGACCTTCAAACATCTTGTTGATGCGTTGACATGGAATGCCCGCTTCGCGAATCGCACGAGCAGTACCGCCAGTTGCCAACAACTCGAAACCCTGTTCAGCCAACGAACGGGCCACAGCTGGCAATCCAACTCTATCGGCTTCCCGGACACTGATGATAACCTGACCAGAATCCGGAACTGCCTGACCGCCACCCAGTTTAGCTTTATAGAAAGCATCTCCGAATGTTTTGCCAACACCCATAGCTTCACCGGTTGATTTCATCTCTGGGCCAAGAATTGGGTCAGAACCCGGGAACTTGTTGAATGGGAAGACTGGTTCTTTTACCGAGAAATAACGTGGAATAATTTCTTTGGTGTAACCAGTTTCGGCAAGAGTCTTACCAGCCATAACTGAAGCTGCAACTTTGGCCATTGGCGTCCCAGTTGCCTTCGAGACAAATGGTACTGTACGTGAAGCACGTGGATTCACCTCAAGAATGAAGATTCTTTCACCCTGAATAGCAAACTGTGCATTCATCAATCCGCGAACTTTAAGTTCTTTAGCCATTACCAACATCTGGCGACGCAATTCATCCTGAACTTCTTTGCTCAGACTAAATGGCGGAATCGAACATGCAGAGTCGCCCGAGTGGACACCCGCCTGCTCAATATGCTCCATGATACCGCCAATCAGGATATTCTCACCGTCAAAGATAGCATCAACATCTACCTCAATGGCATCATCAAGGAACCGATCCAACAGTACTGGTGACTCATTTGAAACGCTTACTGCATCATTCATGTAACGACGCAGCTCTTCCTCGTTATAAACGATTTCCATGGCCCGGCCACCGAGTACGTATGAAGGACGCACCACTAATGGATAACCGATTTCTTCAGCCAGACGAACACCTTCTTCCATGTTGCGAGCAGTACGGTTTGGTGGCTGCAATAAACCTAGACGGTTGATCGCACGCTGGAAACGTTCACGGTCTTCGGCGCGGTCAATTGCATCAGGTGATGTACCGATAATTGGTACTCCAGCCGCTTCCAGATCGCGAGCTAGTTTCAATGGTGTCTGACCACCATAATGTACAATCACGCCCTTTGGCTTTTCGATATCAACGATAGCCAATACGTCTTCAAGCGTTAATGGCTCAAAGTATAATCGGTCCGATGTATCGTAATCGGTTGATACGGTTTCAGGGTTACAGTTAACCATAATAGTTTCATAACCGTCATCGCGCATGGCGAAAGCGGCATGCACACAGCAATAGTCAAACTCAATACCTTGACCGATACGGTTAGGTCCACCACCTAGAATCATGATTTTTTCACGATCCGTTGGGTTAGCTTCACACTCTTCTTCGTAGGTTGAATACATGTAGGCAGTGCTGGTTGCAAACTCAGCCGCACAGGTATCAACTCGTTTAAAGACAGGCAGAACGCCTAATTCTTTACGCAGTTTACGGATTTCTTTTTCACTGGTCGCGAAGATGTCGGCCAAACGCTGATCCGAGAAACCTCTGCGCTTAATCTGGCGCATCAAGTCTGCGTTTAATTCAGAGAATGACTTATCTTTAAGATTCTCTTCGATATGAATAATTTCCTGTATCTGAATCAGGAACCATTTGTCGATTCCAGTCAGTTCGAAAACTTCATCCAGTGACCAGCCTTTGCGGAATGCATCGCCGATGTACCAGATACGATCAGAACCAGGTACACGCAAGTTTTGACGCAAGGTATCAACCCAGCTTTCATCATCTTCCGCCAACTTAGGTTCAAAACCAGAAGAGCCCACTTCAAGGCCACGCAATGCTTTCTGTAGTGACTCCTGGAAATTACGACCTATCGCCATTACCTCACCCACAGATTTCATCTGTGTGGTTAGCGTCTTGTCTACGTTCGGGAATTTCTCGAAGTTAAAGCGTGGAATTTTAGTAACAACATAGTCGATGCTTGGTTCGAAAGACGCAGGCGTCTTGCCGCCAGTAATTTCGTTCTGCAACTCATCAAGGGTATAACCCACAGCGAGTTTTGCAGCAACTTTTGCAATTGGGAAACCAGTTGCTTTTGAGGCCAGCGCCGATGAACGCGATACACGCGGGTTCATCTCAATGATTGTCATGCGACCATTTTCAGGGTTAATCGCAAACTGTACGTTTGAACCACCCGTCTCAACACCAATTTCACGCAATACTGCCAACGACGCATCACGCATACGCTGATATTCTTTATCGGTCAAAGTCTGTGCCGGTGCAACAGTAATTGAGTCACCGGTATGAACACCCATAGGGTCAAAGTTCTCAATAGAACAGATGATGATGCAGTTGTCGTTCTTGTCACGAACAACTTCCATCTCATATTCTTTCCAACCGATTAACGACTCGTCAATCAACAGCTCATTAGTTGGTGACAAGTCCAATCCGCGTAAACAGATTTCTTCAAACTCTTCTTTGTTGTAGGCGATACCGCCACCGGTTCCGCCCATGGTAAATGAAGGACGAATGATACAAGGGAAACCAACTTCTTTTTGCACTTCCCAGGCATCTTTCAAGCTGTGAGCCACCTGCTGACGAGGCTGATCCAGACCAATTTTCGACATGGCTTTGGCAAACAGTTCACGGTCTTCCGCTTTATCGATGGCTTCACGAGTTGCACCGATCATTTCAACGCCGTGGATTTCGAGTACGCCACGCGACGCCAGATCCAATGCACAGTTCAATGCAGTCTGGCCACCCATGGTTGGCAAAATCGCATCAGGTTTTTCTTTCTCAATAATCTTTGCAACCACTTCCCACTGAATTGGCTCAATGTAGGTCACATCCGCCATATTCGGGTCAGTCATAATGGTTGCCGGGTTAGAGTTGACCAGAATAACTCGGTAACCCTCTTCACGCAGTGCCTTACAGGCTTGTGCGCCGGAATAATCGAATTCACAGGCCTGGCCAATAATGATTGGGCCAGCGCCTAAAATCAGAATACTTTCTATGTCAGTACGTTTTGGCATGTCTCAATCGTCTCCTAAGCTTTGTGTTGTTCCATCAATTCAATGAAGTGGTCGAACAATGGTGCAGCATCGTGTGGACCGGGACTTGCTTCAGGGTGACCCTGGAAGCTAAACGCAGGCTTATCCGTGCGGTGGATACCCTGCAGGGTGCCATCGAATAGGGAACGATGAGTTGCTTTAAGGTTATCAGGTAGCGACTTTTCATCCGCCGCAAAACCGTGATTCTGACTGGTAATCATAACCGTACCATCTTCAACATTTTGTACCGGATGGTTGGCGCCATGATGACCGAATTTCATTTTTGCTGTCTTGCCGCCACTGGCCAGTGCCAATAGCTGGTGGCCAAGGCAGATACCAAATACAGGAATGTTAGTTTCCAGAATTTTCTGAATGGCTTTAATGGCGTAATCACATGGCTCCGGGTCACCCGGACCATTAGAAAGGAAGACACCATCAGGATTCATCGCCAAAACTTCACTGGCTGGAGTTTGTGCCGGAACAACGGTTAAATCACATCCGCGTTCAACCAACATTCTCAAGATATTGTGCTTGGCACCATAGTCATAGGCGACGACCTTGAACTTCGCTTCCTTAAGCTTGCCGTAGCCTTCTTCAAGAGACCAGGTGCTGTCTTGCCACTGATACGTTTCTTTGGTTGAAACGACTTTAGCCAAGTCCATTCCCTTCAAACCCGGGAACTCTTTAGCCAGTTCCAATGCTTTATCAGCATCGGGAGCTTCACCTGCAATGATACAGCCACTCAAGGCACCTTTATCACGTAGAATTCGGGTTAAGCGACGGGTATCGATATCGGCAATGCCAACTTTCTTATGACGCTTCAGATAATCCGACAAAGACTCTTCGCTGCGATAGTTGCTATGAAGTAATGGAAGATCACGAATAATTAATGCTTCAGCCCAAATATTGGTCGATTCAACATCTTCGGAATTAGCACCGGTATTACCGATGTGGGGGTAAGTGAGGGTTACCATCTGCTTGGCGTAGGAAGGGTCAGTTAGAATTTCCTGATATCCTGTCATGGCGGTATTAAAAACCACCTCGCCTACTGCATGTCCTTCGTAACCAATTGAAACTCCATGAAAAACACTACCATCTTCAAGAACTAAAATGGCGGGCTGCTGGGCGGGTCTTAGCAGCAGTTGAGACTCTTGTTCTAACAAAGAAACCTCCATTTTTTTTGGGCGCAAAAAATTTGGGCTCAGAAATATGAGTCCAGCAAATTGTTTACTTGGTGAAATTTTGGCAAATTCCGCACATTATAGTGGAATTGGGTGGGCAAGTCTATTTAAGTGGACTTTAGTTGCTAGAGATCGAAATGTTAAATCTGAGTCGTTCTCACGACCTTTTTTTGCGGGAATAATCTATCTAAGGCTATATCTATACAGTGCGAAGCACTGGAGAATCAAATAACAAATACCTAAAAAGAAAAAGGGCGGATAAACCGCCCATTTTCAGTTGGCCTCATGCCCCTTAGGTGCTCCCTGCTACTTCCTTGTGTCACCATGTCCTTCGGTTGGATTTCCTTGCGTGCGTCCCTTGCACACTTGTTAATCTACTCTTTTTTTTAGCAATAACAACAAGGCCTGACGTGATGTCAGGCCTGCATTGCAATAAAAATTCTAATTAAATCAAACAACTAGGTAAATTCTGTAGCGTAAAAAGCACATTTTCTGACCCATTTTACGGTGCAGGATTACAGATCCTTGAGATATCTCGCACAAACCATATGGACGATCTCTTAACCGTAATGCACATCTGATTGAGTGTTTTTTGAACAACCCGACTTATCTAGTCTTTTAAGCCAAGAACATCCTGCATATCGTAGAGCCCAGCGGGCTTTCCGAGCAGCCATTTGGCCGCTTCAATCGCCCCTTGAGCAAAACATTGTCGGGTCTGCGCCTCATGTCGTAATGTTACCAGCTCACCATTTAAAGCAAACACCACCTCATGCGTTCCAACAATGTCACCAGCGCGCATTACAGAAAATCCGATCGCACCTGATTCACGTTCACCAATGCCATGCCTCGCCCATTCAGCGACATCATTTAAGTCCTGACCTTTGGTATCTGCAACGGCTTCACCTAAAGCTAAAGCAGTGCCCGATGGCGAATCCTTCTTATGTTTATGGTGCGACTCAAAAATTTCGATGTCAGCCTTATCGCCGAGTAATTGAGTCGCCTGTTTGACTAAACCCAATAAACTATTGACGCCGACACTGTAATTGGCGGCAAACACAATCGGAATGCTTTTTGCTGCTTCGCTAATGGCAGCCTTTTGTTGCTCGCTAAAGCCTGTGGTTCCTATGACTACGGGTGAGTTGGCACTTACTGCATGAGATAAGGTTTCAATTGAGTGGTCAGGCAGGCTGAAATCAATCAACACTTTCCGCTCATTCAAAGTTACAGACAAGCCATCACCAACAAACACTCCTTGCGGCTCCTTGCCCACCAGATAACCAATATCAGTACCCAGTTTTTTATGTTGCTCACGGGCCATTGCACCCACGATCTCAATCTGGCTATCGTCAATAGCGGCTTTTAACAACTCCTGTCCCATTCTTCCGGTGCAGGCGTTAATTACAATCGGTGTCATTTCATCTTATTCCTGTTACGAATCTGTCGGTTATTCTAAAGCGCCTTCTGCTTCGAGTGTCTCGGCTATTTGTTCGGCCAATAGCCGGTAGCCCTGCGCATTTAAATGGATCTGATCGGACTTATATTTCGATGTTTTCAGCAAGTCTGACAGTTCGCCTCGCATGTAGGCAAGTTGATATTCTTCAGCTAATTCATCATACAAATCAGCCACCGCAGAAAACAGGTTTTTCTCGGGTACGCCGATTAAAAGCACCTGTACATTTCTTTGATTAGCAATATCGATCATATTAGCCAGGTTCTGCTTGGTCTGGATCTGGCTATGATTACGCAAAATATCATTACCGCCTTCCAACAAAATCACCAGCTCAGGATTGTGCTGTTCAAGAACGTCTTCGAAACGCGCCAGCCCACGGTCGGTGGTTTCTCCTGAAATTCCCGCATTAATGACATTAAGGCCTGTAATCTGTGCTAACTGACTAGGGTAGCTGGCACTTCTTGATGCACCGACACCTTCGGTCAAGCTGTCACCAAAGGCAACAATGGTTGCCCCGGAACTTAAAGGCTTTAACTTGGGATCGCTGCAGGCGCTTAACAGCAGCCCTGCAATCAATACAGCAAGTATTAATAGGTATTGCTTCAACAACTTCATCAAGCTGCGTCTCTTTTCTTAAGCAATTTAATGAACCATACCACCAGCAACGAGAAGGATATGGCGCCCAGAATCATCGCCATCACATCACTACCGATCCAGCCGGTACCTATACCGTCCGGCTTTTTACCTTCAATGAAGGCCATTGCCGCAATAGCAACACCCAGCAGTCCTTCGCCACCAACAAAGCCACTGCCCAGCAATATGCCTTTTTCACGACGGCTTTCTTTTTCATCATCACGTTTGGTTTTCGATTCAACCCAATGACGAATCAGACCACCAATGAGAATTGGCGTCATGGTAGATAGCGGCAAATAGACGCCTACCGCAAACGGCAGTGATGGTACTTTTACCAGCTCACAAACAATAGCGATACCAACACCAATGACCACTAGCAACCAGGGCAGGTTCTGTTCTAACACACCATCAATTACCAGCTTCATCAATGTTGCCTGAGGCGCTGGCAATTCCTTGCTGCCAAAACCAAAAGTTTCGGCCAGCAATAGAACCGACAGACAGACGAATGTTGCCGAAGTCAGTACACCGATTAGCTCCGCCATCTGTTGTTTACGTGGAGTTGCACCCAACAGATAACCACTCTTCAGATCCTGTGAGGTATCACCCGAAATTGATGCCGCAATCGCCACCACACAACCCACAATTAATGTGGCAGCCTTACCGCTGGTATCGGTCCAGCCCATTGCCAGGAATATAGTTGCCGTTCCCAGCAAGGCGGCAATGGTCATGCCAGAGGTTGGATTGGACGTTACACCCACCAAGCCCACGATGCGTGATGCTACGGTTACGAAGAAGAATGCAAACACGGCAACACAGATAGCCGCCAGCAAACGGGTATCAATGCCACCCACTGCGCCAAAGACACCTGGCATGAAGGTCAACATCAAGACCACTGCCAGAATGCCAAAAAAGACAACTTTAATGGGCAAGTCCTGATGAGTACGCGGTTCTTTGGCAACCTGCTCTTTCGAGGTATGAGTGTCTTCGTCTACCTGCTTTACGATATTTTTCGCACCGACCTTAAAACTCTCGATCATAACCGGAACGCTTTTTATCAGAGTAATGATACCAGCCGTGGCAACTGCGCCGGCTCCAATATAGCGCACATAGCGAGACCAGATTTCACCGGTCGACATCTCGGAAATCAGCTTGACGGTTTCAGGGAAGAAAGGTGTGGTCTGGGTATCGCCCCAATAGGCAATGGCCGGAATGATAATGATGGCCGATAACAGCCCACCGCCCACCATGACCCAGGCAATGCGAGGGCCGAGAATGTAACCCACCCCAAATAAGGCGGCAGAAAGGTCAATGCCAATGGCACCTTTTTTCAGGAAAGGAATTTTAACCGCAGCATAATCAGGAATGACTTTAATCCAGGAAGTAAGCGTCTTGAACAGAGCTGCCGCCCCCATACCGTAGAAAATGTATTTCGCTTTATTACCACCCACTTCATTCGCTACTAAAACTTCTGCGCAGGCAGTACCTTCTGGATAAGGCAGTTTGCCGTGTTCCCGCTCAATCAGAAACTTACGCAGCGGAATCATAAACAGAATACCAATCACACCACCACTCATGGCCAGAATAGTCATCTGCAATAAGTCAGGAGCAACACCCCACATAAAGAGTGCCGGCAAGGTAAAGATAACCCCACTGGCTAGAGAGCTAGATGCCGACCCCGTCGTTTGAGCAATATTGGTTTCCAGAATAGTGCTACCAATTCCGAACTTGGACAGAATCTTAAATACCGCTACCGCCATCACCGCAACCGGAATCGAGGTGCTGATGGTCAGGCCCGCTCTGAGGCCCAGATAGGCATTGGCTGCACCAAAGATAATGCCAAATAGAATGCCCAGTCCAACCGCCTTAAAGGTAAACTCTGCGATATTCTCTTCTGCCGGAACATACGGCTTATAGGTTTCTCCCTCTTTTAAAGGGACATATGCTTTGGCATCTAAGCCTTTATTATTCTTTGGCAAGGGTCTTTCCTCTCAAAGCCTTCATTGATATGTGGCTTATTAAATAGACGGCTAACAGCTCTGTCAAATCAGAAACCAGCCGGTTAAGTGTTTAATCCAGGATAAATGTGTCTTCTAGTGGCTAAAAAGCCATTAAAAGCTAGATAAATCAATAAACAGCGAGGTACTTTTTTGGCCAAATATGGTATCTTTATGCCCCTGTTTGACGGCCTACAGGCACGTTTCTGTCAATGTCATTTAGACGAACATATTTTGCGGCCTGGTATACACATTACATTTCAGTTAGGAGAAAAACATGAGATCCCCTAAAGTCAGCATCATCATGGGCTCTCAGTCCGATTGGAACAGCATGCAACATGCGACAACGGTACTGGATGAGCTGAAAGTACCTTACGAGACAAAAATTGTCTCCGCCCATCGTACACCCAAGCGTCTGTATGAATTTTGTGATGCTGCTGCTGACCGTGGTATTGAAGTGATTATTGCAGGTGCTGGCGGTTCTGCCCACCTCGCGGGTATGGCTGCAGCAATGACCTGGTTGCCTGTGATCGCTGTTCCAATGTCGAGCAAGCAACTCAAAGGGATGGACAGTCTCCTTTCTATGGTTCAAATGCCAAAAGGCGTGGCCGTTGCCTGTCAGGCGATTGGTGATGCCGGAGCTTTTAATGCAGGTCTATTAGCAACCCAAATATTAGCCTTACATGATCGCGAACTTAGAAGCGCGCTTCAGGACTGGAGAGCAAACCAGACTGCTTCAGTTGCCGAGGAGGTTGCTCGATGAGCACAACGACTGGCGGAAGATTGGTAAGCTCACCCGAGTACAAAA
Coding sequences:
- a CDS encoding OPT family oligopeptide transporter → MPKNNKGLDAKAYVPLKEGETYKPYVPAEENIAEFTFKAVGLGILFGIIFGAANAYLGLRAGLTISTSIPVAVMAVAVFKILSKFGIGSTILETNIAQTTGSASSSLASGVIFTLPALFMWGVAPDLLQMTILAMSGGVIGILFMIPLRKFLIEREHGKLPYPEGTACAEVLVANEVGGNKAKYIFYGMGAAALFKTLTSWIKVIPDYAAVKIPFLKKGAIGIDLSAALFGVGYILGPRIAWVMVGGGLLSAIIIIPAIAYWGDTQTTPFFPETVKLISEMSTGEIWSRYVRYIGAGAVATAGIITLIKSVPVMIESFKVGAKNIVKQVDEDTHTSKEQVAKEPRTHQDLPIKVVFFGILAVVLMLTFMPGVFGAVGGIDTRLLAAICVAVFAFFFVTVASRIVGLVGVTSNPTSGMTIAALLGTATIFLAMGWTDTSGKAATLIVGCVVAIAASISGDTSQDLKSGYLLGATPRKQQMAELIGVLTSATFVCLSVLLLAETFGFGSKELPAPQATLMKLVIDGVLEQNLPWLLVVIGVGIAIVCELVKVPSLPFAVGVYLPLSTMTPILIGGLIRHWVESKTKRDDEKESRREKGILLGSGFVGGEGLLGVAIAAMAFIEGKKPDGIGTGWIGSDVMAMILGAISFSLLVVWFIKLLKKRDAA
- the purE gene encoding 5-(carboxyamino)imidazole ribonucleotide mutase, producing the protein MRSPKVSIIMGSQSDWNSMQHATTVLDELKVPYETKIVSAHRTPKRLYEFCDAAADRGIEVIIAGAGGSAHLAGMAAAMTWLPVIAVPMSSKQLKGMDSLLSMVQMPKGVAVACQAIGDAGAFNAGLLATQILALHDRELRSALQDWRANQTASVAEEVAR